The genomic segment GTAAATTTAGCACAAATAACTTTTTATTATTGaacagtaatataattaaacttgcaaaaatgtaactgactacctaacacccctttccccacctccccctttccaactcaccctcaccctcacacacacacacacacataccacatagagggaaggggagggaagaaaaaTGATGATAATGTAAATAAGATAAGGagcgagattcagcgggggctggaatcacgctgcgccggtcggtgggccccccacgccgggcccaccgcggcgattctccggcccgcgaagcgccaaagtcccgccgctgacaggcctttaccgccggcgtggtttaaaccacctctcttaccggcgggattggcggcgcaggcgggctccggggtcctggggggagggggggccgcggggcgatctgaccccggggggggtgcgcccacggtggcctggcccgcgatcggggcccaccgatcggagggcgggcctgtgccgtgggggcactctattcctccgccctgccatggccttcaccgtggcggaggcggaagtgaccccctcccctgcgcacgcgccggtatgacgtcagcagccgctgacgctccggcgcatgcgcggacttacgccggccggcgaagtcctttcggccccggctgacgtGACGCCAAAGGTCATTCACGCCatccggcggagtgggaaccactccggcgcgggcctagcccctcaatgtgagggcttggccgctaaaggtgcggagacgtccgcacctttggggcggcccgacgccggagtggttcccgccaccccgacacgccgcaccccccaccccgccaggtaggggagaatcccagccaaaggACCTCCGATGTACTGGTTGAAGTCTTTCAGGAATTCAAGCTTTTGCTTTGATGGTTCTTCCTCCTAAGCTTGAGAAGGTTTTCTCCATCAAGGATGTCTATACTCCAGCGGggacggtttagctcagttggccggacagctggttcgtgatgcagagcgaggcctacAGCGTGCGTTCAGTTCCCGTACGGGCTGAGGGTATTCACGagagtcccaccttctcaacattgcccctcgcctgaggtgtggtgacccacaggttaaatcttccccctcaaaggggaaagcagtctatggtcctctaggactatggtgactttactaacTTACTCCATGTGTTAAGAAATGCTGAACTCCGATATTAAACCAATAAGACCAggttatttttcaaaaataaacttCATTCATTTGGCCGAACAAATACATATACAATCCAACACCGAAACTTCCTTACAGTATAAAGACATCATAACTCGTGAATCATTTTTTCACAATAAACAGTATCATGTAGTGTTCACTGtaatatagacatagacatagaatttacagtgctgaaggaggccatttggcccattgagtctgcaccgctcctggaaagagcaccctacccaagattaacacctccaccctatccccataacccagtaaccccacccaacactaagggcaaattttggacactaagggcaattgtattgtggccaatccacctaacctcacatctttggactgtgggaggaaaccggagcacccggaggaaacccacgcacacacggggaggatgtgcagactccacacagacagtgacccaagccgggaatcgaacctgggaccctggagctgtgaagcgattgtgctatccacaatgctaccgtgctgccccaaatatattTGCCTTTACATTCAAACATCCGGCCTGGGATTCCCCAGCCATCGGGATTCCCTGTTCCCTCCGGCAGTGCATCCCTGctcgcgggtttcccgacgggaatggggaatcccattgacaaacggcgggaagatagaattcaTGCCGAGAAACATACAGCTGGGGGAACGGGGAAATGTTTTCTACGTAAACATTCAAATCGAAAATAGacggcactgacacacagactgcAAACTGCACAATTACATTCATTGCCAAGAAATGACGTTCGTTTACGTCTGCTCCCCATTGCCCCCGTGACAGCTGCTCTCATCTTTGTTCTATTGCCCGTCATGTGGTCCCGTTCAATGGAAACGCCCGTTCCCGAGAACAAACCTTCTCAAAAGCTTCCGGCTCTGGACAAACAGCAGTTTCCGGGCAGATCGAAGGTTGCTTCAGTGAGCGCGAACCAGCGAAATGCAGCAGGGGGTCAGTCATTAAACCTGCCTCGATATCCCTGCCAGCGTGAGAAATGGAATACTGTCAGCCTTCCCAAATACCATTGCCAGGAAAAACAGGAAGGCTGCTGAACTGGGAGTGGCTGCGACCTTGCCACAGCGAGGCAGCACTACCAATAACGCCGGTCTTTATACCTTGGATAAAATGTCCCATTGTAACAGCATGATCCTTAAACCAAGCTAGGCTGAGGTAATGCAGAAATTAAGCGATGTCTCCACTATGTTGTGTCACGAGCAGTTCCTTATCTCGAGCTCGGAATCCACGGGATAATAGACTCCTCTACTTAGTCCTGACCTGCATCAGATTTTTGTTTAACTCGTTAAAGATTTGTTAAACATCAAAAAATAGGAGtacgagaccattcggcccttcaagcctgttctgtcattcattacgatcatggctgattatccaactcagtaactTGTTCCCGCTATCTCCCCCTATCGATTCCCTTCGCCCCGAGAGCTATATCTAACCCCTTCTGAAAAACAtaataatgttttggcctcaactgctgtcTGCGGTGGCAGATTCCAtgggccgaccactctctgggtgaacagGTTTCTCCTCACGCTGATGTCTTCCCGGTAAACTTCTTTGACAATGATCTGCTCCCACATCCGGATTCTTTGCTGAAGTAGCACTGAATTGGTGCAGGATGTGATCTGCTCCCTCGAAattctggtgcccccccccccccccctcctctcttcaggggcagcagggtagcatggtggttagcataaatgcttcacagctccagggtcccaggttcgattcccggctgggtcactgtctgtgtggagtctgcacgtcctccccctgtgtgcgtgggtttcctccgggtgctccggtttcctcccacagtccaaagatgtacgggttaggtggattggccatgctaaattgcccgtagtgtcctaataaaagtaaggttaagggggggttgttgggttacgggtatagggtggatacgtgggtttgagtagggtgatcatggctcggcacaacattgagggctgaagggcctgttctgtgctgtactgttctatgttctatgttctattcctccTCGCTGTGGAGCTTGACCTCGAGGAATTCATTCAACCCGATGTATTGAGCGGCTCCAGTTTTCTGCTGGCCCCTGGGGTCATTTTGCCAACCATCCCCAGCTGGCCTAGTTGGAATTTGTAAGTCCCGAGCTCCTCTCTGCGGAGAGTGGGTGAAATCTGAGGCGTGAGGTTGTCTGGCTGGGTTTCGTGGAGTCTGGGTTGCCTGAACACTCAGAACCGGGCCTCCTTCTGTCTCCTCACCTTCAGAGGGGGAGCTAACGCCTTGCGTTTGACACCCTGCTGATCTCCGACATTTGGTTTATCCTTTGGTTTTGTCGATGTTTCTTTCCTCACTGAACTTTGGTTTCGTGCCCTCGCTGTTGACCACCTTCCAGTCACCAGCGTCAACGTCTTGTCAATTACACCATTACAGTTAAGAGAAATAGGTGCATTGTCTTTGAGTATGGGTAAAAAGGCGGTGGCCCAGACACTGGGTTGAGTGGGAGGAGAGTTGTGAGACCGAACGAGTCAATAAAACAGCAGCAACTGACTTGGGACTTGTTTGCCATCCAGTACCATCACCCTTCTGTGGTCCCATCaccacagagagggggggggggggggggggctccattcaGCATCAAATCAGCTCACCCTGCATGTGAGACAAGCTTGTTCTCAGTTGTCCCTTCCGTTTCCCATAGTTATGCAGGGGGAAAGGCGAAATCGGTTTGCATTTCCAAAACAAGGGCAAAAATAAAACTCCGACCATTCCTTCCTTCAGCAGAGCGGACCGAGGAGGAATCGAATAATGACGGGGCTGTAAACTCCCAAGCACTCCACCTCGAATGCTTTGGACAACATTTTATGACAGTTTTAACACCCCGAAGAATGTCCCGTCTCCAGTTAAGGCAATGTGGGCTTGGCCGCGTGGTACGATGAGTTCAAGCTCATCGCCCACCtccagcttggcaatgccagcgGTGAAGCAGGAGTTGTTTGGGCAGCAGGCGGGCATGTTTTGGATACACCGGAAGAGGATCGCACTCTGTGGCTCATTGCCGACGATGCTTGCCTTTATCCTTTTGATGAGATGCCCCATTGTGAATGTATCGTCCTTATACCACACTTGGCTGTAAACCAGAAAGTAACCAGTTTCTCTCACAGAGATTTTATCACCCGTCTTCTCAAGGGCGCCTCCTTTACGCAGGCTGAGAATCCACGGGATAGTCGTCTCCTCTACCTGGTTGCGATTTGCAAACGGCCTCCGTTCAACTCGACAAGCTTGCTGGTGCCTTCCGGCGATGCATTTTTGGCAACGGCTCGCTCTGGCCACCGGCCTTCCATTAGCCGTCGCGATCAGCTGCACAAACGACTGCCGCACGGGATCAGGAAGCGACCTTCCCCCTCGGaatctcccttccccctctgcgGGTTTCTCCCGGCTGCTGGCGGGCGTTCCCCCGCGAAGCCCGCCGGCCTGGCCCGCCAGCCGGCTCCAGTTAGCCGCCTGCCCCTCCTCGGTTCCTCGCGCCCAGGACCCCAGCTGCTCCAGCCGGTATTTGTACcgccccagctcctccctcatggaCGAGATCTCCGCCTTGAGGGCGAGGACGTGGTGCAACGCCACAGCCGCCATGGAGGCGGAGAGCAGAGCTGCCGTGGTCAAGACGCAGGCTGAGTAGATCAAACATCGGTGGGCTACGTCGATGCCGGCCTTTCCTCCGTCCGCTTTCATCTTAGGCTCCTAATTCCGCTTTCTGACGGAAACTGGTGCAGTAAATCTAAATAAAGACTGTGCCATTTCCTGTCAGCTGCTGTTTGCGATTCTCAGTATTTTATAATCTGAAAGGACTTGTTGCAGACTGCAGCAATGCATGTTCTGAAAGTTAGTGTGCTGACAGCAGAATTAAATTATTTAAAACAAGAGCAGACATTCATTCCTATATCTGATTTGGCCTCCAGGTtagactctttaaaaaaaatggtaAATATCGACATGTGGGAGGGTGCGAACTCTGATCAATAGAGAGAAGGaagggtgaacatagaacatacagtgcagaaggaggccattcagcccatcgagtcttcaccgacccactgaagccctcacttccaccctgtccctctaacccaataacccttactaatcgttttggacactaagggcaatttaccatggccgatccacctaacctgcacgtctttggactgtgggaggaaatcggagcacccggaggaaacccacgcacacacggggaggacgtgcagactccgcacagacagtgacccaagccgggaatcgagcctggggacccttccactgtgaagccacagtgctaaccactatgcgccCATGGTTCTATGGTTGGAACACAGCTGCGCCCTTTTTCGATACGGCAATAAAGGGGATTGTTATTGGAAGACTGTCCTTGGCGGAGATATTACCGCCTCGAGGCACCGCATTGGCCTGATCTggccagcaatggccacatcccatgaatgaatttaaagaaAATAAGAACACAAGGCTGGTTAAAATGTGAAGAGAACACGCCTGCCAAGGTGACGTGATGTCGAGGTGCACTGTCCCTTGAAGTGAAATGCCTGTGTTGGATCTTGCGAATCAGGCAACAGCCAGTTAATTGCCAGTAAAGGAAATGCTTGAGGTCTCCCTTGCACGGTTCAGTTCTTCCGATTGCTGATGGTGATGACAGATTATGCTCGGCAAGAAGCCGAGAGAAGGCAATCTGCCTTAAATGTTCTTCTACTTTCTTCCCGCACCTGGTGATGCACTACGACAGGCTTCCGTCTGTTTACACAGTGAGTAGTTCCTGGAACAGGACCTACTCTGTCACCAGGCGGCTGATAGCTTAAGGGAGCCACACCAGGAGCCTCTCCCATGCTTACCGCCAGCCACTGGCGGGTTTggtagttttgtgagggccacaaagaatccagcacgagttttcaggatgcaaagaaataacatttatttacaataacatatatatatacacaacagcagcagcaacgtcccttgctgctcactcctctctctttgctggttccaaactggccagctctatttatgcagggagtctgcgaatgatttctccgcccccctcattggggaagctcatactcccataggattgtgggattgtcattagtccccagccagtggtaagcaggcaggtcataacatccctcccccccccccccccaagtccaaggaatccaatGAAGACTCTGGCGAAGGAGGGTGTCAAACTCGTTTttccgcaggccggacaccatttgcacgaggcgctggatcgggagGCGTGTAACGAggcggagaccggcgcttccgcgatgaacggcgtaacggttgtgcATCcatggcccgtgggcccgaggattccccctctcagGTGTCTTGTGTCccccatctcggagtcagagtctgctgcctccatcatctcagcgtctctatctccacgcggttctgtcacgacctgcgcaggctttgcgTTAGGAACCAGAGGAAGATtgagaggaatactttccattgtgtctggtctctgtggctgtagaaatgagctcctagggcggggaatctttgaaagggatagtcttctggaccgatcGTGGTCTACatatgtgatgaatgttatcagtagctgctataaTGGTACATTACCTTTAATgcgttggccctttaagaccgggcttggaaccctgggggactccgcctctggcttcgcctctggctccgcccccaggaaacagtatataggatggGCCTCACTCGGCAgtatgtgatgagcacacttctcggctgctgtacagttctcagatgattaatttgagataccctcaatcacgacacaggagagaagatagatgattcaaaggctttaatcatctgagaactggcatgcacctccattccctcctcattctgtgctctctcgggacaatactatttgaatggcctgttgaaaagtcaatgttggctcggctagcaactttctctgggtggccgcattgttaataccgcaaaccaaacggtcgcataacatttctgacaaggtctcaccagagtcacagtactccgcaatcctacgtagcctggatagaaagtcggcaagggattctcctggggtcctctcagcggtattaaaccggtaacgttggactatcgtggatgggattGGGTTAAAATggtgccccactaagttcacaagttcatcaaacgttttggtgtccggtgcAGCTGgatacgtaaggctcctaatcaccccaaacgtatgtggGCCGCAGACGgcgagcaatatgaccacctggcgctcgttttcggtgatgttgtttgcccagaaatagtaacgcatccgttgtgcgtactggttccagctttccagcgcagcatcaaaaacatccaaacgtccatacagaggcatggtgtgatagaaaacaacttccaacctgtatccaacaaaaatccagggaggtggcagtgtagacagctattcactttaaccctcgtcgccagttttgtgagggccacaaagaatccagcacgagttttcaggatacaaagaaataacatttattgccattaacatatatatacagcagcagcagcaggagcagcagcaacagcagcagcaggagcagcagcagcaggagaagcagcaggagcagcaggagcaggagcagcagcagcagcagcagcagcagcaggaacagcagcagcagcagcaggagcagcagcagcagcagcagcagcagcagcaggagcagcagcagcagcagcagcagcagcagcaggagcagcagcagcaggagcagcaggagcagcagcagcaggggcagcagtagcagcagcaggagcagcagcagcagcagcagcagcagcaggagcagcagcagcaggagcagcagcagcaggagcagcagcagcagcaccaggagcagcagcagcaggagcagcagtagcagcagcagcagcaggagcagcagcagcagcaggagcagaaggagcaggagcagcagcagcagcagcaggagcagcagtagcagcagcaggagcagcagcaggagcagcagcagcagcagcaggagcagcagcagcaggagcagcagcagcagcaggagcagaaggagcaggagcagcagcagcagcagcaggagcagcagtagcagcagcaggagcagcagcaggagcagcagcagcagcagcaggagcagcaggagcaggagcagcagcagcagcagcaggagcagaaggagcaggagcagcagcagcagcagcagcagcaggagcagcagcaggagcagcagcagcagcagcagcagcagcaggagcagcagcagcagcaggagcagcaggagcagcaggagcagcaggagcagcaggagcagcagtagcagcagcaggagcagcagcaggagcagcagcagcagcagcaggagcagcaggagcaggagcagcagcagcagcagcaggagcagaaggagcaggagcagcagcagcagcagcagcagcaggagcagcagcaggagcagcagcagcagcagcagcagcagcaggagcagcagcagcaggagcagcaggagcagcaggagcagcaggagcagcagcagcaggagcagcagcagcagcaggagcagcagcagcaggagcagcagcagcaggagcagcagcagcagcaccaggagcagcagcagcaggagcagcaggagcagcaggagcagcaggagcagcagcagcagcagcagcagcaggaacagcagcaggagcagcaggagcagcaggagcagcagcagcaggagcagcagcagcagcagcagcagcagcaggagcagcagcaggagcagcaggagcagcagcagcaggagcagcagtagcagcagcaggagcagcagcagcagcagcagcagcagcaggagcagcagcagcaggagcagcagcagcaggcagcagcagcagcaccaggagcagcagcagcaggagcagcagtagcagcagcagcagcaggagcagcagcagcagcaggagcagaaggagcaggagcagcagcagcagcagcagcagcagcaggagcagcagcaggagcagcagcagcagcagcaggagcagcagcagcaggagcagcagcagcagcaggagcagaaggagcaggagcagcagcagcagcagcaggagcagcagtagcagcagcaggagcagcagcaggagcagcagcagcagcagcaggagcagcaggagcaggagcagcagcagcagcagcaggagcagaaggagcaggagcagcagcagcagcagcagcagcaggagcagcagcaggagcagcagcagcagcagcagcaggagcagcagcagcagcaggagcagcaggagcagcaggagcagcaggagcagcagcagcagcagcaggagcagcaggagcagcagtagcaggagcagcagtagcaggagcagcagcagcagcagcagcaggagcagcaggagcagcagtagcaggagcagcaggagcagcagcagcaggagcaggatcagcaggagcagcaggaggagcagcaggagcagcagtagcaggagcagcaggagcagcagtagcaggagcaacagcagcagcaggagcagcagcagcaggagcagcagcagcaggatcagcaggagcagcaggaggagcagcaggagcagcagcaggagcagcagcaggagcagcagcagcagcaggagcagcagcagcagcaggagcagcagcagcagcagcaggagcagcagcagcagcaggagcagcaacagcaggagcagcagcaggagcagcaggagcaggagcagcagcagcagcaggagcagcagcagcagcagcagcaggaggaggagcagcagcagcagcagcagcagcagcaggagcaggagcagcaagagcagcagcaggagcagcagcaggagcagcaggagcagcagcagcaggagcagcagcagcagcaggagcagcagcagcagcaggagcagcaacagcaggagcagcagcaggagcagcag from the Scyliorhinus canicula chromosome 23, sScyCan1.1, whole genome shotgun sequence genome contains:
- the LOC119956630 gene encoding tumor necrosis factor ligand superfamily member 13B-like, with the translated sequence MKADGGKAGIDVAHRCLIYSACVLTTAALLSASMAAVALHHVLALKAEISSMREELGRYKYRLEQLGSWARGTEEGQAANWSRLAGQAGGLRGGTPASSREKPAEGEGRFRGGRSLPDPVRQSFVQLIATANGRPVARASRCQKCIAGRHQQACRVERRPFANRNQVEETTIPWILSLRKGGALEKTGDKISVRETGYFLVYSQVWYKDDTFTMGHLIKRIKASIVGNEPQSAILFRCIQNMPACCPNNSCFTAGIAKLEVGDELELIVPRGQAHIALTGDGTFFGVLKLS